One window of the Diospyros lotus cultivar Yz01 chromosome 12, ASM1463336v1, whole genome shotgun sequence genome contains the following:
- the LOC127787555 gene encoding uncharacterized protein LOC127787555: MKEKLQEYVGSHNSPHNKARIKFEAFMNQEKNIRAIFLKQSHQTRNDYRIRLDHNDEIKAVTFKNTLENLKLTSPDIQKDIVSAAAFETINVIINEIGDELFSILVDESHDISIKEQMSIVLRYVNKKGCVVEHFVALVAVANKHVEIEAFFDLVDRVVNVVGGPAKRCDLLREKQRLQILEALNHGEISNGRGLNQQTILKRSGDTPCLCPDDSFSAFDKNKLIRLGEYYPEDFSPIDLLALDDILETYVIDMHTHKNFEGLQGLSDLARKLVAMKKNDVYPLVYKLVTLALILPVATATVERVFSAMKIVKTRLRNRIGDQLLNDSLVMYIENDIFSKIDNDVIMRRYQNMKTRREQL; this comes from the exons atgaaagaaaaacttcAGGAGTACGTTGGAAGTCACAATAGTCCACACAATAAAGCTCGAATTAAATTTGAAGCCTTTatgaatcaagagaaaaatattcgGGCAATTTTCTTGAAGCAATCACATCAAACACGAAATGACTACCGGATTCGTTTGG ATCATAATGATGAGATCAAGGCTGTTACTTTCAAGAATACTCTTGAAAATCTTAAACTAACATCACCTGATATTCAAAAAGATATTGTAAGTGCTGCTgcttttgaaacaataaatgtCATTATTAACGAGATTGGTGATGAGTTATTTTCTATTCTAGTTGATGAATCTCATGATATCTCAATTAAGGAACAAATGTCTATTGTTTTGCGTTATGTGAACAAGAAGGGATGTGTAGTTGAACATTTTGTAG CTCTTGTAGCTGTGGCAAACAAGCATGTAGAGATTGAAGCATTCTTTGATTTGGTTGATAGGGTTGTGAATGTTGTTGGAGGACCAGCTAAACGGTGTGATCTTCTTAGGGAAAAACAAAGGCTCCAAATTCTTGAAGCACTCAATCATGGTGAAATATCAAATGGACGGGGCCTTAATCAACAAACTATTCTTAAGCGTTCTGGTGATACAC CATGTTTGTGTCCAGATGATTCATTCTCTGCTTTTGACAAGAACAAATTAATTCGACTTGGTGAGTATTATCCTGAAGATTTTTCACCAATAGATCTCTTGGCGCTTGATGATATACTTGAAACATATGTTATTGATATGCATACTCACAAGAATTTTGAAGGGCTACAGGGCCTTAGTGATCTTGCACGGAAGTTGGTagcaatgaagaaaaatgatgtgtATCCATTAGTTTACAAACTTGTGACACTAGCATTAATTCTTCCTGTTGCTACTGCTACAGTAGAAAGAGTATTTTCTGCCATGAAGATTGTCAAGACCCGACTACGCAATCGAATTGGAGATCAATTGTTGAATGACAGTTTAGTTatgtatattgaaaatgatatatttagtaaaattgataatgatgtcATTATGCGacgttatcaaaatatgaaaacgcGTCGGGAACAATTGTAA